A stretch of the Butyricicoccus intestinisimiae genome encodes the following:
- the rpsL gene encoding 30S ribosomal protein S12, whose amino-acid sequence MPTFNQLVRKGRKETEYKSTAPALQVGLNSLKKKETKQSSPQKRGVCTTVKTMTPKKPNSALRKVARVKLTNGMEVSAYIPGIGHNLQEHSVVMVRGGRVKDLPGVRYHIIRGTLDTQGVANRNQARSKYGAKRPKAGK is encoded by the coding sequence ATGCCAACCTTTAACCAGCTCGTTCGCAAGGGTAGAAAGGAAACTGAGTACAAGTCCACTGCCCCGGCACTTCAGGTAGGTCTGAACTCTCTGAAGAAGAAGGAGACCAAGCAGTCTTCTCCGCAGAAGAGAGGCGTATGCACTACTGTTAAGACCATGACTCCGAAGAAGCCGAACTCCGCACTGCGTAAGGTAGCCCGTGTTAAGCTGACCAACGGTATGGAAGTTTCCGCTTACATCCCGGGTATCGGCCACAACCTGCAGGAGCATTCCGTAGTAATGGTACGCGGCGGTCGTGTCAAGGACCTTCCGGGTGTACGTTACCACATCATCCGCGGCACTCTGGATACCCAGGGCGTTGCAAACCGCAATCAGGCTCGTTCCAAGTACGGCGCAAAGCGTCCGAAGGCAGGCAAGTAA
- the rpoC gene encoding DNA-directed RNA polymerase subunit beta': MGYNTFNAIKIGLASPELIREWSYGEVKKPETINYRTLKPERDGLFCERIFGPQKDWECHCGRYKKVRYKGKICERCGVEVTKSKVRRERMGHIELAAPVSHIWYFKGIPSRMGLILDMSPRLLEKVLYFAAYIVTDPGEGTGLIKKQILTEREYRDMREKFEDDFEAAMGAEAIQKLLKELDLEQLSADLKAELKNATGQKRVRIIKRLEVVEAFRQSGNRPEWMIMDVVPVIPPEIRPMVQLDGGRFATSDLNDLYRRVINRNNRLKRLLELGAPDIIVRNEKRMLQEAVDALIDNGRRGRPVTGPNNRPLKSLSDMLKGKQGRFRQNLLGKRVDYSGRSVIVVGPDLKIYQCGLPKEMAIELFKPFIMKRLVQTGVASNIKSAKKMVERGKPEVWDALETVIKGHPVLLNRAPTLHRLGIEAFEPILVEGRAIKLHPLVCTAFNADFDGDQMAVHLPLSVEAQAEARLLMLSANNLLKPQDGKPVTVPSQDMVLGSYYLTIDRDTEKGAGKVFRNEDEALMAYDEGVIGIHAPIKVRRSVVVDGETVTGIVDATAGRLIFNQKIPQDLGFIERHTKEDMLKLEIMQTCGKKQLGKIIDKCIRKHGFNTTAEVLDAIKAMGYKYSTKGALTVSFSDIAVPEQKQSLIEASEKKVAAIDRKYKRGFITDTERYRLVVKEWEETTKVVTDALQEKMESDRFNPIHMMAQSGARGSINQIRQLAGMRGLMANAAGRTIEIPVKSNFREGLSVLEYFISARGARKGLADTALRTADSGYLTRRMVDVSQEVIIREEDCGAKIGIWVEDIMEGNSCIEPLAERLVGRYPVDDVVHPETGEILQHKEDMMNEQDAERIVAAGIKKVQIRTVLQCRARKGVCAHCYGSNLAFNAECAMGEAVGVIAAQSIGEPGTQLTMRTFHSGGIAGSDITQGLPRVEELFEARKPKKVATLAEIGGVVTIEESKRTTVRTVNVVNQQTGETKSYQLASSSGIRVHDGDVIPQGFQLNEGALNPHDILRILNPRAVEDYLLKEVQKVYRQQGVDLNDKHIEVIVRQMMRKIKVEDAGDTDLLPGAMLTILELEDANEKVQERMDAGETGLTFATASPVLMGITKAALATESFLSAASFQETTRVLTDAAIKGKIDPLTGLKENVLIGKLIPAGSGLKEYRNGHYEEIHNMD; the protein is encoded by the coding sequence ATGGGATACAATACGTTTAATGCAATTAAAATCGGCCTTGCTTCGCCGGAGCTCATCCGCGAGTGGTCTTACGGCGAGGTCAAGAAGCCGGAAACCATCAACTATAGAACACTGAAGCCGGAGCGCGACGGTCTGTTCTGTGAGCGCATCTTTGGACCGCAGAAGGACTGGGAGTGCCACTGCGGACGCTACAAGAAGGTTCGCTATAAGGGCAAGATCTGTGAGCGCTGCGGTGTTGAAGTTACCAAGTCCAAGGTACGCCGTGAGCGCATGGGTCATATCGAGCTGGCAGCTCCGGTATCTCACATCTGGTACTTTAAGGGCATTCCGTCCCGCATGGGTCTGATTCTGGACATGTCCCCGCGTCTTTTGGAGAAGGTGCTGTACTTTGCAGCATACATCGTAACCGATCCGGGCGAGGGCACCGGTCTGATTAAGAAGCAGATTCTGACCGAGCGCGAGTACCGCGACATGCGCGAGAAGTTCGAGGACGATTTCGAAGCTGCTATGGGTGCTGAGGCAATCCAGAAGCTGCTGAAGGAATTGGATCTGGAGCAGCTAAGCGCAGATCTCAAGGCTGAGCTGAAGAATGCAACGGGTCAGAAGCGCGTTCGCATTATCAAGCGTTTGGAGGTTGTCGAGGCATTCCGCCAGTCCGGCAACCGTCCGGAGTGGATGATTATGGACGTTGTTCCGGTCATCCCGCCGGAAATCCGTCCGATGGTACAGCTGGACGGCGGTCGTTTTGCGACTTCCGACCTGAACGATCTGTATCGCCGCGTTATCAACAGAAATAACCGTCTGAAGCGCTTGCTGGAGCTGGGCGCTCCGGACATCATTGTTCGCAATGAGAAGCGCATGCTGCAGGAAGCAGTTGACGCGCTGATCGACAACGGCCGCCGCGGCCGTCCGGTAACCGGCCCGAACAACCGCCCGCTCAAGTCGCTCTCCGATATGCTGAAGGGCAAGCAGGGACGTTTCCGTCAGAACCTGCTGGGCAAGCGTGTTGACTACTCCGGCCGTTCCGTAATCGTCGTAGGTCCGGATCTGAAGATTTATCAGTGCGGCCTGCCGAAGGAAATGGCAATCGAGCTGTTCAAGCCGTTTATCATGAAGCGTCTGGTTCAGACCGGTGTTGCATCCAACATCAAGTCTGCCAAGAAGATGGTAGAGCGCGGCAAGCCGGAGGTTTGGGACGCACTCGAGACCGTCATCAAGGGTCATCCGGTTCTGCTCAACCGTGCACCGACGCTGCACCGTCTGGGTATCGAAGCATTCGAGCCGATTCTGGTAGAAGGCCGTGCAATCAAGCTGCATCCGCTGGTTTGTACCGCATTTAACGCCGACTTCGACGGTGACCAGATGGCTGTGCATCTGCCGCTGTCTGTTGAGGCACAGGCTGAAGCACGTCTGCTGATGCTGTCTGCCAACAACCTGCTCAAGCCGCAGGACGGCAAGCCGGTAACCGTACCGTCTCAGGATATGGTACTTGGTTCTTATTATCTGACCATCGACCGCGACACCGAAAAGGGTGCTGGCAAGGTATTCCGCAATGAGGACGAGGCTCTGATGGCATACGATGAGGGTGTTATCGGTATTCATGCACCGATTAAGGTACGCAGAAGCGTTGTCGTAGACGGCGAGACCGTTACCGGCATCGTCGATGCAACCGCAGGCCGCCTGATCTTCAACCAGAAGATTCCGCAGGATCTGGGCTTTATCGAGAGACATACCAAGGAAGATATGCTCAAGCTGGAAATCATGCAGACTTGCGGCAAGAAGCAGCTGGGCAAGATCATTGACAAGTGCATTCGCAAGCATGGCTTTAACACCACCGCTGAGGTGCTGGACGCCATCAAGGCAATGGGCTATAAGTACTCTACCAAGGGTGCGCTGACCGTATCCTTCTCTGATATCGCTGTTCCGGAGCAGAAGCAGAGCTTGATCGAAGCTTCTGAGAAGAAGGTTGCAGCAATTGACCGCAAGTACAAGCGCGGCTTCATCACGGACACCGAGCGTTATCGTCTGGTTGTTAAGGAGTGGGAGGAGACCACCAAGGTTGTAACCGACGCACTGCAGGAAAAGATGGAAAGCGACCGCTTTAACCCGATTCACATGATGGCACAGTCTGGTGCGCGAGGTTCTATCAACCAGATCCGTCAGCTGGCAGGTATGCGAGGTCTGATGGCAAACGCAGCCGGCCGTACCATCGAGATTCCGGTTAAGTCAAACTTCCGTGAGGGTCTGTCGGTATTGGAGTACTTCATCTCCGCTCGAGGCGCTCGTAAGGGCTTGGCAGATACCGCACTGCGTACCGCCGACTCTGGTTACCTGACCCGTCGAATGGTTGACGTATCTCAGGAAGTTATCATCCGTGAGGAAGACTGCGGCGCGAAGATCGGTATTTGGGTCGAGGACATCATGGAAGGCAATTCCTGCATCGAGCCGCTGGCTGAGCGTCTGGTTGGCCGTTACCCGGTTGACGATGTGGTTCATCCGGAGACCGGTGAGATTCTCCAGCACAAGGAAGATATGATGAACGAGCAGGATGCAGAGCGCATCGTTGCCGCTGGCATCAAGAAGGTACAGATTCGTACCGTTCTGCAGTGCCGTGCACGCAAGGGCGTTTGTGCACACTGCTATGGTTCCAACCTGGCATTCAATGCAGAGTGCGCAATGGGCGAGGCTGTCGGCGTTATCGCAGCACAGTCCATCGGCGAGCCGGGCACCCAGCTTACCATGCGTACCTTCCATTCCGGCGGTATCGCAGGTTCCGATATTACGCAGGGTCTTCCGCGAGTTGAAGAACTGTTCGAGGCTAGAAAGCCGAAGAAGGTTGCTACTCTGGCTGAAATCGGCGGCGTAGTTACCATTGAAGAGTCCAAGCGTACCACGGTTCGTACCGTAAACGTTGTCAACCAGCAGACTGGCGAGACCAAGAGCTACCAGCTGGCTTCTTCCTCTGGCATTCGCGTACATGATGGCGATGTCATTCCGCAGGGCTTCCAGCTCAATGAAGGCGCTCTGAATCCGCATGACATTCTGCGTATCCTGAATCCGCGTGCCGTTGAGGATTACCTGCTGAAGGAAGTTCAGAAGGTATACCGTCAGCAGGGTGTAGATCTGAACGACAAGCATATTGAAGTTATTGTTCGTCAGATGATGCGCAAGATCAAGGTTGAGGACGCAGGCGACACCGATCTGCTGCCGGGCGCAATGCTGACCATTCTCGAGCTGGAAGATGCAAACGAGAAGGTACAGGAGCGCATGGACGCAGGCGAAACCGGACTGACCTTTGCAACCGCTTCTCCGGTACTCATGGGTATCACAAAGGCTGCACTGGCTACCGAGTCTTTCCTGTCCGCTGCATCCTTCCAGGAGACCACGCGTGTCCTGACCGATGCTGCAATCAAGGGTAAGATCGATCCGCTGACCGGTCTGAAGGAGAACGTTCTGATCGGTAAGCTGATTCCGGCAGGCTCTGGTCTGAAGGAATACCGCAACGGTCATTACGAAGAGATCCACAATATGGACTAA
- a CDS encoding L7Ae/L30e/S12e/Gadd45 family ribosomal protein codes for MLSQLSSAAKVVGVKQSKKVIRDGSATHAFIAADAERRITAPIYELCEAHNVPVTEVSTMKELGSAVGIAVGAAVVTVID; via the coding sequence ATGCTCTCTCAGCTGTCCTCGGCGGCAAAGGTCGTCGGCGTCAAGCAGTCAAAAAAAGTCATCCGTGACGGCAGTGCAACACATGCATTCATTGCGGCGGACGCAGAGCGTCGGATTACCGCACCGATCTATGAACTGTGTGAAGCACACAATGTTCCGGTGACAGAAGTTTCGACAATGAAGGAACTTGGAAGCGCGGTCGGCATTGCAGTCGGCGCAGCAGTCGTCACCGTTATCGACTGA
- the rpsG gene encoding 30S ribosomal protein S7, with protein sequence MPRRGFVPKREVLADPIYGSQLVTKLINSIMLDGKKGVAQKVVYGAFDIVKEKSGRDPLEVFIEAMDNIMPSLEVKARRVGGATYQVPMEVRPERRQTLGLRWITKYSRARSERTMAERLAGEIMDAVNNLGGSVKKREDTHKMAEANKAFAHYRY encoded by the coding sequence GTGCCAAGAAGAGGTTTTGTTCCCAAGAGAGAAGTTCTGGCGGATCCGATCTACGGTTCCCAGCTCGTTACCAAGCTGATTAACTCCATCATGCTGGATGGCAAGAAGGGTGTTGCTCAGAAGGTTGTTTACGGTGCTTTTGACATCGTGAAGGAGAAGTCTGGCCGCGATCCGTTAGAAGTATTTATCGAGGCTATGGATAACATCATGCCGTCCCTGGAAGTTAAGGCTCGCCGTGTCGGCGGTGCTACCTACCAGGTTCCGATGGAAGTTCGTCCGGAAAGACGTCAGACTCTGGGTCTGCGCTGGATCACCAAGTACTCCCGTGCTCGTTCCGAGAGAACAATGGCAGAGAGACTGGCTGGCGAGATCATGGATGCAGTGAACAATCTGGGCGGTTCTGTTAAGAAGCGTGAAGATACCCATAAGATGGCAGAGGCTAACAAGGCATTTGCTCATTACAGATACTAA